A window of the Anoplopoma fimbria isolate UVic2021 breed Golden Eagle Sablefish chromosome 17, Afim_UVic_2022, whole genome shotgun sequence genome harbors these coding sequences:
- the LOC129106029 gene encoding rho-related GTP-binding protein RhoA-D-like, with translation MAAIRKKLVIVGDGACGKTCLLIVFSKDQFPEVYVPTVFENYIADIEVDGKQVELALWDTAGQEDYDRLRPLSYPDTDVILMCFSIDSPDSLENIPEKWTPEVKHFCPNVPIILVGNKKDLRNDDHTRRELAKMKQEPVKSEEGKDMASRISAFGYLECSAKTKDGVREVFEMATRAALQVRKRKKRGGCTLL, from the exons ATGGCAGCCATTCGGAAGAAGCTGGTAATTGTCGGGGATGGAGCTTGTGGGAAAACATGTCTCCTCATTGTTTTCAGTAAAGACCAGTTTCCTGAAGTCTACGTTCCGACAGTGTTCGAGAACTACATCGCTGATATCGAGGTTGATGGAAAACAG GTGGAGTTGGCACTGTGGGATACTGCGGGCCAAGAGGACTACGACAGGTTGAGGCCTCTCTCCTACCCTGACACAGATGTCATCCTCATGTGCTTCTCCATCGACAGCCCAGACAGTTTAG AAAATATCCCTGAGAAGTGGACGCCTGAAGTGAAGCACTTCTGTCCCAATGTCCCCATCATCCTGGTGGGGAACAAGAAGGACCTGAGGAACGATGATCACACACGGAGAGAGCTGGCCAAGATGAAGCAG GAGCCGGTGAAGTCAGAGGAAGGCAAAGACATGGCCAGCAGAATCAGTGCTTTTGGCTACTTGGAGTGCTCTGCCAAGACCAAGGACGGCGTGCGGGAAGTGTTCGAGATGGCAACTAGAGCGGCACTGCAGGTCCGCAAGCGCAAGAAGAGAGGTGGCTGCACGCTGCTGTGA